From the Rhodanobacter soli genome, one window contains:
- a CDS encoding cation:proton antiporter encodes MGHALLLVQLVAILVTARALAWLLRWIGQPPVIGEMIAGLALGPLLFGALAPAWQGWLFAPASLPALDGLSQIGLVLFMFIVGAELRLSGGVRQALRAAGAVGGLAVLLPIGLALLITPLLYARYAPAGIAYWPFALFLAASLAITAMPVLARILKDRHVTHTPVGQLALTAAAMADVLAWILLALTVALISAHGDWTPFWRSMGGVGAMLVLCFALLRPLLRRWLARHASKGRPDGGVLAALLIGAFGCAALTEWLHLHAVFGAFLFGLCLPRDDALLAGLIERLEHVTVIALMPVFFALTGLSTSADAFQRDALGAFALIFAVAVVGKVFGGALGARLGGHGWRDSFAVGSLMNARGMVELIVLKIGLDAGVIGREMFTLLLLMAIVTTMMSTPMLLYFSRHRRLAAVECSRHPDQG; translated from the coding sequence CGCCGGTGATCGGCGAGATGATCGCCGGCCTGGCGCTGGGCCCGCTGCTGTTCGGCGCGCTGGCGCCGGCCTGGCAGGGCTGGCTGTTCGCACCGGCCAGCCTGCCGGCGCTGGACGGGTTGAGCCAGATCGGCCTGGTGCTTTTCATGTTCATCGTGGGTGCCGAGCTGCGCCTGTCCGGTGGCGTGCGGCAGGCGCTGCGCGCGGCCGGGGCGGTGGGCGGACTCGCCGTGCTGCTGCCGATCGGCCTCGCCCTGCTGATCACGCCGCTGCTGTATGCGCGCTACGCGCCGGCCGGCATCGCGTACTGGCCGTTCGCGCTGTTTCTGGCCGCGTCGCTGGCGATCACCGCGATGCCGGTGCTGGCGCGCATCCTCAAGGACCGCCACGTCACGCACACGCCGGTCGGCCAGCTTGCGCTGACGGCGGCGGCGATGGCCGACGTGCTGGCGTGGATCCTGCTCGCGCTCACCGTGGCCTTGATCTCCGCCCACGGCGACTGGACGCCGTTCTGGCGCAGCATGGGCGGCGTCGGCGCGATGCTGGTGCTGTGCTTCGCGCTGCTGCGCCCGCTGCTGCGACGCTGGCTGGCGCGGCATGCGTCGAAGGGCCGTCCGGACGGCGGCGTGCTTGCCGCACTGCTGATCGGCGCGTTCGGTTGCGCCGCGCTCACTGAATGGCTGCACCTCCACGCGGTGTTCGGCGCCTTCCTGTTCGGCCTGTGCCTGCCGCGCGACGATGCGCTGCTGGCCGGGTTGATCGAACGGCTGGAACACGTCACGGTGATCGCGCTGATGCCGGTGTTCTTCGCGCTGACCGGACTGAGCACCAGTGCCGATGCGTTCCAGCGCGATGCGCTGGGCGCCTTCGCGCTGATCTTCGCAGTGGCGGTGGTCGGCAAGGTGTTCGGCGGCGCACTGGGTGCGCGTCTTGGTGGCCATGGCTGGCGCGACAGCTTCGCGGTCGGCTCGCTGATGAACGCGCGTGGCATGGTCGAGCTGATCGTGCTGAAGATCGGCCTCGATGCCGGCGTGATCGGCCGCGAGATGTTCACCCTGCTGCTGCTGATGGCGATCGTCACCACCATGATGAGCACGCCGATGCTGCTGTACTTCAGCCGCCACCGTCGGCTTGCCGCCGTGGAATGCTCACGCCACCCAGACCAGGGTTGA
- a CDS encoding NAD(P)/FAD-dependent oxidoreductase has translation MSDAMHEAVILGGGLAGLCLALQLRGEFPEMDILVLERNRHPLPDAAHKVGESTVEIGADYFDHTLGLREHMDSAHIRKFGLRYFFSDGRDDVENTTELGVSRILPAPSYQIDRGIFETFLGEEARRRGIAFRDGATVKRFNVGEHGAAHEVHYVDADGEHHVTARWLLDASGRAALLRRRFELTVDNGHHANAVWFRMDAKLDIDRWSDDADWHGRVSPPERWRSTNHLTGPGYWAWLIPLGSGAHSVGIVTDAAMHPLDGMRNFELALKWLHTRQPAMARAIAAERDSLLDFRFLRNYSHDSRQLFSADRWALTGEAGSFLDPFYSPGSDFIAIANTYIVALLGHDRAGRKLAPYARIYEQLFRSFYANTLSLFRGQYPMFGNAQVLPAKVTWDYAYYWGVLCQLMFQRRLTDLDLLGELRPELDHAQALNARMQQLFRHWHAASAGHSRREMLDQCSLVWFAALNRGLHDTLDDAGIRARLRGHVRVLDGLADALTLQAAAVDARLHAPLSGQPRPALFNAA, from the coding sequence ATGAGCGATGCGATGCACGAAGCGGTGATCCTCGGCGGCGGCCTGGCCGGCCTGTGCCTGGCGTTGCAGCTGCGCGGCGAGTTTCCGGAGATGGACATCCTGGTGCTGGAGCGCAACCGGCATCCGCTGCCGGATGCGGCGCACAAGGTCGGCGAGTCGACGGTGGAGATCGGCGCGGATTATTTCGACCACACGCTGGGCCTGCGCGAACACATGGATTCGGCGCACATCCGCAAGTTCGGCCTGCGCTACTTCTTCTCCGACGGGCGCGACGACGTCGAGAACACCACCGAACTGGGCGTGAGCCGGATCCTGCCGGCACCGAGCTACCAGATCGACCGTGGCATCTTCGAGACCTTTCTCGGCGAGGAAGCGCGGCGACGCGGCATCGCGTTCCGCGACGGTGCCACGGTCAAGCGCTTCAACGTGGGCGAGCATGGCGCCGCGCACGAGGTGCATTACGTCGATGCCGATGGCGAGCACCATGTCACGGCGCGCTGGCTGCTGGATGCGTCGGGCCGCGCCGCGCTGCTGCGCCGGCGCTTCGAGCTGACCGTGGACAACGGCCATCACGCCAACGCGGTGTGGTTCCGCATGGATGCGAAGCTCGACATCGACCGCTGGAGCGACGACGCCGACTGGCACGGACGCGTTTCGCCGCCGGAACGCTGGCGCTCGACCAACCACCTGACGGGGCCGGGCTACTGGGCGTGGCTGATTCCGCTGGGTTCGGGCGCGCACTCGGTCGGCATCGTCACCGACGCGGCGATGCATCCGCTCGACGGCATGCGCAATTTCGAGCTCGCGCTCAAATGGCTGCATACCCGCCAGCCGGCCATGGCCCGCGCGATCGCCGCCGAGCGCGACAGCCTGCTCGACTTCCGCTTTCTGCGCAATTACTCGCACGACAGCCGCCAGCTGTTTTCCGCCGACCGCTGGGCGCTGACCGGCGAGGCCGGCAGCTTCCTCGATCCGTTCTACTCGCCCGGCAGCGACTTCATCGCGATCGCCAACACCTACATCGTGGCGCTGCTCGGTCACGACCGCGCCGGCCGCAAGCTGGCGCCGTACGCGCGCATCTACGAGCAGCTGTTCCGCTCGTTCTACGCGAACACGCTGAGCCTGTTCCGCGGGCAGTACCCGATGTTCGGCAACGCCCAGGTGCTGCCAGCCAAGGTGACCTGGGACTATGCATACTACTGGGGCGTGTTGTGCCAGCTGATGTTCCAGCGCCGGCTGACCGACCTCGACCTGCTCGGCGAGCTGCGCCCCGAACTGGACCACGCGCAGGCGCTCAATGCGCGCATGCAGCAGTTGTTCCGCCACTGGCATGCGGCCAGCGCCGGCCACAGCCGGCGCGAGATGCTGGACCAGTGCAGCCTGGTCTGGTTCGCCGCACTCAACCGCGGCCTGCACGACACGCTGGACGACGCCGGCATCCGTGCGCGGCTGCGCGGGCACGTGCGCGTGCTCGACGGCCTGGCCGATGCGCTCACCCTGCAGGCGGCCGCCGTCGACGCGCGCCTGCACGCGCCGTTGTCCGGCCAGCCGCGGCCGGCGCTGTTCAACGCGGCGTGA
- the fabG gene encoding 3-oxoacyl-ACP reductase FabG, which translates to MSEAHPARRALVTGGSGELGGAICHALAAAGWHVIVHGHHSLTRAEETTAAIVAGGGSAQALAFDVTDAEVTRAALDVLLSEGPIQALVNNAGIHDDAPMAGMSDEQWHRVIDVSLHGFFHVTRPLLLPMARARFGRIVSIGSAAAQLGNRGQTNYAAAKAALVGASKSLAREMASRGITVNVVAPGVIEGRMADAAFPPERIRELVPAQRAGKPEEVAALVAFLCSDAAGYINGQSIGVNGAMG; encoded by the coding sequence ATGTCCGAAGCCCATCCCGCACGCCGCGCCCTGGTCACCGGCGGCAGCGGCGAGCTCGGCGGCGCGATCTGCCACGCGCTTGCCGCGGCCGGCTGGCACGTCATCGTGCACGGCCACCACAGCCTGACCCGGGCCGAGGAAACCACCGCGGCGATCGTCGCCGGCGGCGGCAGCGCGCAGGCGCTGGCGTTCGACGTCACGGATGCGGAAGTGACCCGCGCGGCGCTGGACGTGCTGCTGTCCGAGGGGCCGATCCAGGCGCTGGTCAACAACGCCGGCATCCACGACGACGCGCCGATGGCGGGCATGAGCGACGAGCAGTGGCACCGGGTGATCGACGTCTCGCTGCACGGCTTCTTCCACGTCACCCGGCCGCTGCTGCTGCCGATGGCGCGCGCGCGCTTCGGCCGCATCGTTTCGATCGGCTCGGCGGCGGCGCAGTTGGGCAATCGCGGCCAGACCAACTACGCCGCGGCGAAGGCCGCGCTGGTGGGCGCCAGCAAGTCGCTGGCGCGCGAAATGGCTTCGCGCGGGATCACCGTCAACGTGGTCGCGCCCGGCGTGATCGAGGGGCGCATGGCCGATGCCGCCTTTCCGCCCGAACGCATCCGCGAACTGGTCCCCGCGCAGCGCGCCGGCAAGCCGGAGGAAGTCGCCGCGCTGGTTGCCTTCCTGTGCTCGGACGCGGCCGGCTACATCAACGGCCAGTCGATCGGCGTCAACGGCGCGATGGGCTGA
- a CDS encoding phosphotransferase gives MLDKTDWAHLIPHAGTMCLLDAVLAWDERSIHAISEGHARADNPLRGEHGLHAVHLAEYGAQAMAVHGALLARARGSETVRPGMLVSLRDVQLFDEYVDRLDGHLDVRAECLYADDGGAQYAFRVEHRGRLLASGRAAVIHPSR, from the coding sequence ATGCTCGACAAGACTGACTGGGCGCACCTGATCCCGCACGCGGGCACGATGTGCCTGCTCGATGCGGTACTGGCGTGGGACGAGCGCAGCATCCACGCGATCAGCGAAGGCCACGCGCGCGCCGACAACCCGCTGCGCGGCGAGCACGGCCTGCACGCGGTGCACCTGGCCGAATATGGCGCGCAGGCGATGGCGGTGCACGGCGCGCTGCTGGCGCGTGCGCGCGGCAGCGAGACGGTGCGCCCCGGCATGCTGGTCAGCCTGCGCGACGTGCAATTGTTCGACGAATACGTCGACCGGCTCGACGGCCATCTGGACGTCCGTGCCGAGTGTCTTTACGCCGACGACGGCGGCGCGCAGTATGCGTTCCGCGTCGAGCATCGCGGCCGGCTGCTCGCCAGCGGGCGTGCCGCGGTGATCCATCCTTCCCGCTGA